One segment of Setaria viridis chromosome 4, Setaria_viridis_v4.0, whole genome shotgun sequence DNA contains the following:
- the LOC117853849 gene encoding berberine bridge enzyme-like Cyn d 4 — MLTGRVRSEHAILHHLQEAKMAMAKCLAPVLIFTVFCCYAFIPSHASPDDFFQCLSASIPCQLVHAQSSPSFTSVLVSSIRNQRFTAPATVRPLGIIAPTNASHVQAAVVCGRRHGVRLRVRSGGHDYEGLSYRSLRPEAFAVVDLSNLRGVRIDKQNSTAWVDSGATLGELYYAIAQASNQLAFPAGLCPTIGVGGHFSGGGFGTLLRKYGLAADNVLDAVLVDAQGRLLDKNAMGDDVFWAIRGGGGESFGIVLSWQVRLVPIPPTVTAFRIPVSVDEGAMDVLTRWQEVAPVLPDDLFIRVLLQNQTATFEALYLGTCDPLLPVMRCRFRELGMRMNRTHCQEMTWIQSVPYFGMGAGATVEDVLNRTAATSAYTKMTSDYVRQAIRRDAWENIFATWLARPDAGIMILDPYGAAISGVPEPATPFPHRAGVLYNIQYVNLWFAGGDGGGAAQMKWVRDFYAFMEPYVASSPREAYFNYRDLDLGENAVVGNVSSYEAGKVWGEKYFRDNYRRLAMAKAQIDPDDYFRNEQSIPPLGPGK, encoded by the coding sequence ATGTTGACCGGTCGAGTTCGATCAGAGCATGCTATTCTTCACCATCTGCAAGAAGCAAAGATGGCCATGGCAAAATGCTTAGCGCCGGTGCTCATCTTCACCGTTTTCTGTTGCTACGCCTTCATCCCTTCCCACGCTTCCCCTGACGACTTCTTCCAATGCCTCTCGGCGAGCATCCCCTGCCAGCTCGTGCACGCGCAGAGCTCGCCGTCGTTCACCTCGGTGCTGGTGTCCTCCATCAGGAACCAAAGGTTCACCGCACCTGCAACGGTGAGGCCGCTCGGGATCATCGCGCCCACGAACGCCTCCCACGTGCAGGCCGCCGTGGTCTGCGGCCGCCGGCACGGCGTCCGCCTCCGCGTGCGCAGCGGCGGGCACGACTACGAGGGCCTGTCCTACAGGTCCCTGCGCCCGGAGGCGTTCGCCGTGGTCGACCTGTCCAACCTCCGCGGCGTCCGTATCGACAAGCAAAACTCCACCGCGTGGGTGGACTCCGGCGCGACGCTCGGCGAGCTCTACTACGCCATCGCACAGGCGAGCAACCAGCTGGCTTTCCCGGCCGGCCTGTGCCCGACCATCGGCGTCGGGGGACacttcagcggcggcggcttcggcaCGCTGCTCCGCAAGTACGGCCTCGCCGCTGACAACGTCCTGGACGCCGTGCTTGTGGATGCCCAGGGGAGGCTCCTGGACAAGAACGCCATGGGAGACGACGTGTTCTGGGCCatccgaggcggcggcggcgagagcttCGGCATCGTGCTGTCATGGCAGGTGAGGCTCGTGCCCATCCCGCCGACGGTCACGGCGTTCAGGATCCCGGTGTCCGTCGACGAGGGCGCCATGGACGTCCTGACCAGGTGGCAGGAGGTCGCACCGGTGCTCCCCGACGACCTCTTCATCAGGGTGCTCCTCCAGAACCAGACCGCGACCTTCGAGGCCCTGTACCTCGGCACGTGCGACCCGCTCCTGCCGGTGATGCGGTGCCGCTTCCGGGAGCTCGGGATGAGGATGAACCGCACGCACTGCCAGGAGATGACCTGGATCCAGTCTGTGCCGTACTTCGGCATGGGCGCCGGCGCCACTGTGGAGGACGTCCTGAACCGGACCGCCGCCACGAGCGCCTACACCAAGATGACCTCCGACTACGTCCGCCAGGCCATCCGCCGGGACGCGTGGGAGAACATCTTCGCCACCTGGCTCGCGAGGCCCGACGCGGGGATCATGATCCTGGACCCCTACGGCGCGGCGATCAGCGGCGTCCCGGAGCCGGCGACGCCGTTCCCGCACCGCGCCGGCGTGCTGTACAACATCCAGTACGTGAACCTGTGGTTCGCCGGtggagacggcggtggcgcagcGCAGATGAAGTGGGTCAGGGACTTCTACGCGTTCATGGAGCCATACGTGGCCTCCAGCCCGAGGGAGGCGTATTTCAACTACAGGGACCTGGACCTCGGCGAGAACGCTGTTGTTGGTAACGTCAGCAGCTACGAGGCTGGCAAGGTCTGGGGCGAGAAGTACTTCAGGGACAACTACCGGAGGCTTGCTATGGCCAAGGCTCAGATTGATCCTGATGACTACTTCAGGAACGAGCAGAGCATCCCGCCGCTCGGGCCGGGCAAGTGA